One Marinitoga hydrogenitolerans DSM 16785 DNA segment encodes these proteins:
- a CDS encoding GumK N-terminal domain-containing glycosyltransferase — MKNVLIIGYMEFQPNMQRGISLITEAFAENEYNVVYLSFPTYFPHLIIKSKRNLLKGTIHKYNKSIVSNKTVLCKVPYFFNKKYIKWSFLFPVYEKSHAKPLLNFIKKNKFDIIVIESGKAVFLAKYLKDIKSTKIIYRQSDPVEFILDGKLKKYEHKLIEHADLTLVANKKIFNEYEKKYPKLTDKMEIFENGFVVPDENTYYKNPYKTKNNFIYFGLFELDWNYIITLAKSIPEVNIHIFGPYKNKKIKKFKNIHLYGFMSHNKILPYVKYSDTCLLPYKNDKEKLKFVGITSKILTYMYFEKIIISTPYEGSELLKEFGILIPENLDDFIKISKKIINSKNLKIKYDINFEKYKTSTKKEEFINIIKNYKII; from the coding sequence ATGAAGAATGTCTTAATCATTGGTTATATGGAATTTCAACCCAATATGCAAAGAGGAATTTCCTTAATAACTGAAGCTTTTGCAGAAAACGAATATAATGTAGTCTATTTAAGTTTTCCAACGTATTTTCCTCATTTAATAATTAAAAGTAAAAGAAATTTATTAAAGGGAACAATTCATAAATATAATAAATCTATAGTTTCTAATAAAACAGTTTTATGTAAAGTTCCATATTTCTTTAATAAAAAATATATAAAATGGAGTTTTTTGTTTCCAGTATATGAAAAATCCCATGCAAAACCGCTTTTGAATTTTATAAAAAAAAATAAATTTGATATTATAGTAATTGAATCTGGCAAAGCGGTTTTTTTGGCAAAATATTTAAAAGATATCAAAAGTACCAAAATTATTTATCGACAATCTGATCCTGTTGAATTTATCCTAGATGGTAAGTTGAAAAAATATGAACATAAATTAATTGAACATGCTGACTTGACTCTTGTTGCAAATAAGAAGATATTTAATGAATATGAAAAAAAATATCCAAAATTAACAGATAAAATGGAGATTTTTGAAAATGGTTTTGTAGTTCCTGATGAAAATACATATTATAAAAATCCATATAAAACAAAAAATAATTTTATTTATTTTGGTCTTTTTGAACTTGATTGGAATTATATTATAACGCTTGCAAAAAGTATTCCTGAAGTTAATATACATATTTTTGGACCATATAAAAATAAAAAAATAAAAAAATTTAAAAATATTCATTTATATGGATTTATGTCACATAATAAGATTTTACCATATGTGAAATATTCAGATACATGCTTACTTCCATATAAAAACGATAAAGAAAAACTTAAATTTGTAGGAATAACCTCGAAAATATTAACATATATGTATTTTGAAAAAATTATTATTTCTACACCATATGAAGGATCGGAACTATTAAAAGAATTTGGAATACTAATTCCGGAAAATTTAGATGATTTTATTAAGATTTCAAAAAAAATAATAAATTCAAAAAATTTAAAAATTAAATATGATATAAATTTTGAAAAATATAAAACAAGTACAAAAAAAGAAGAATTTATAAATATTATAAAAAATTACAAAATAATATAA